The sequence below is a genomic window from Lolium perenne isolate Kyuss_39 chromosome 7, Kyuss_2.0, whole genome shotgun sequence.
ctagagggcggacaaccttctttgcttcgtacgtagtggcgggcaactcgttattctttggaaacatattcttcaacattttcagcaagttttcaaatgccgagtcagctacacctgctgtgccttccatctcagcaaatccgagtgtgcagcccagctttttcgagaccatcatcgcatccgggtacaggcgccttcccgtgatcctctaacatgcgatccaaattctccctctctttttcggtttcgcagcgtctccgtgcatcagcaatggtccgaccaagatcatcaacgggatcatcacgtgcctcttcttcaccttccccttcaccttccccttcaccttcagcatcctccatgaaagtatcaccgaaatgagcaagatagctttcatcgatgaaatcatccccttcttcatcttcttccattataacccctctttctccatgcttggtccaacaattatagcttggcatgaaaccgtgccgaagcaggtgcatgtgaacatctcttgaggaagagtaacccttcgattcttacatttaacacatggacagataacaaaaccccctgcttgttcgcattagccactacgaggaaatctttcaaacccgcactgaactcgccggagagtcggttaccgtacatccattgtcgattcatctgcattattataatataaaatatataattaaccatcatgcatttgttaaactaactagctacaaacaatataaattaaacaatgaactacacacacatgcacattttatcaacgacacatcaaaggttcaagttgctaaccgcgatcgaggaggaaaaaataaatgagaaagctcaagtgtggctccaacacttcatatcatgtttgtttcatgctcttggggcatttcatcaaacaccttatgtgcataagaggaaccaaaagcaaacctaacacccacttgtgaagcttgtgaagagaatggcaccaaatggctaagtgttggctgctggatgggtatatataggggaggggctttagtcccggttggcctggccaaccgcgactaaaggccttcgggcacctttagtcgcggttggcctggccaaccgcgactaaagaccccccacgtgcaccggctggccaccgagcgccctgggcccaggcctttggtcgcggttctcctcccgaaccgcgactaaaggtaccattagtcgcggttcctgcagcatcgcgacttatggggctcacccgaagcctgtttttccaccagtgtgatACTGTAGCTCCTTTTACAGCAAGGCGCTGTCAAAGATGCCTCAGGTGTTCACTGGAGATTGATAAGGAAAATGATCTTGCTTGTGCCGGTATGTTGGACATCACCTGAATGAAAGAGTGTTGTCCAGGTAAAATAATTTATCTATACTTTAAGAGATACCATGAAAAGATAAAATAAGCTGTGAATATCATTACTTCATTAGCAACCCTGGCTGGTTGATGGCTTTGAGTTTGAAAGTTGGGCTCATTTCGAGCCTTCCATCTAAAAAATATATGTAGTGGTTGATTTGTCTATTTTTCTTTTCTCAAAAACGTGACAATCATTTCCTTACTTTACATAGGTGAACAAGACTCCCCTTCTGGTTTCTGGACAGTTGCAAACTtgcaatttcaaattttgtgtatGTGCTTTCGTCATTGCAGTGCATGTCCATGCTGCTACTGTCTCGCAGTTCTAAAACTCGGTTCTCATGCTCTCCTGAATAAATGGACACAGCGACATGAACGTGGATGATAGTTATTCACAACACTGGTATGTTTAGTACCAACTCCCTAGCTGCTACTCAGCGGAAAAGTATGGACCCGCCTAATATATAACTTGGAGAGTCGCAGTAGCTCACTGCTAACATGAAAACGAGGTTGATTGATTGACGACCGTCTTAATGACGTGAGCACGATGGTAATGGAAGATGAAGAAAAAGGACAACGTAATCATTGAAAAAAAAACAAATAATCATCTTGCGACGGACATAGAGAGGGTGTGTTTTTCAGCAACAATGGCTGTAGAACAGCACAACACTGTCACAGATATCTATACAAGGAAAAAAAAAGACTGTCTCAGGTTTCACTGCAGGTCGAAAATGATCTTACTATTGCCATCACATTGGACATCACATATTCACATGGTCCAAATAGCTTCAGATTGAAGCTCAGTTTGCAGTGCTTTACACTAACAGTGCAGCGAAAAGTTAATTCTAGCTGAGAAAGGGGTTCCCACGCTTGCTGAAGCTAATATCCCAGGTACAGCTTTTAACCCCATGCCAACGATGATGCGTAATTGACCACCAGCTGCCCATCAATTCCAAAGTTCTGTGatttaaaaacaaaaacaaagatgTTTAGCCACCTTTAATCACAAATCAAATTTCAATTGATAGGATAATATAATTAGGTGTATGAATAATTCATGAGAGTGTTCAGTTTGACAACTCAACTAGGGCAATAAGGTAATAAAGTGCATTTGCAAGCATAATATTAAATATGAAGTTGTTTGTCAATAACTTCAGGATATCTAAGACTGCAGAGGACACAAAAGAACTAACAAGGGCATTGGGTCTTACATTGTATAAATCAATTATCAACTCATCTGGGTTGGGTGAAAATGCACTGTTCACATAGAGAAACTGCCGGCAGAAGAGAGAGACTGTCAGTAAATATATACAGGGCAATAGGGCATGCTGGCTCTACTGATCCAACTTCAGAAGTACATTCTTACCACTGTGTCCTGGTGAATTTGGCGGCGAAGAAATTCAATCACCTTGGCAAATTTCTCATTCCCACCAATCTGAAAATGCACAAGTTGGTTAGAAAAGATTACCAACAACCACAAAGGCGCTGCAAACAGTCTGTCTAATTTGATGCTCAAATTTTATGAACCAAATAAGTACTTCATCAGTAGATTATCTTTACTACTATTAAATTGGAATAGGTGGTGGTGGTCTTGGTATGTCACCCATGTTTACATTTAGCCCCTTGAGAATTTTAAAATCACCCTAAAGTCCATGTCATGCGTAGTGCAGAACACCCCTCGTGTCTCCTCACGCCCCTGGGATCCCGCCACACCTCCCCACCGGcaccgcctcctcccactatacaACTCTGGCCGCCGTCCCGAGGGCCGTCGTCCTCCGCTCTTGCCACTCTCCGTCGGTCTTGCCCTCACAACTACCGCTGGCGGTGCCACCTTGCCAGATCGACGGGCTGTCACCCTCACACCTTCGCTCTTGGACGCGCCCGCAGTATGCCACGACGCGGGCTGGTGATACCCAGCACTGGCCGCGACTGTGAGTTCCGCTCGTCCAGCTGCTTTACTTGTCGCGGCGAGGTGGTCCCCCGAGGC
It includes:
- the LOC127317811 gene encoding ubiquitin-like protein ATG12; this encodes MAADPNQKKVVVNFQSVANAPKLRQSKFKIGGNEKFAKVIEFLRRQIHQDTVFLYVNSAFSPNPDELIIDLYNNFGIDGQLVVNYASSLAWG